Below is a window of Bacteroidota bacterium DNA.
TGGCTCGTCGCAAGCTGTCTGCGTAGGAGCGTTGGTGGTCATCGAACTTCGCATAGTCAGCACGGAACGCCGCGTCGTCCTCGTGGGTCATCCGAGGAACGTGATTGAGCGTCACTGCCCCGGCCCGTGCCTCCTGATGTAGCCGCTGCAGCATGAGCACTCGGAGAGGATAGAAGAATGACTCGGAGCCCTGAAAGAAGACGTCCACCGGGCGATGGTCGACGGCCGGTGGGTGAAAAATCCAACCGGGCACCCCCCATGGTTTCCACAGGAGCTTCGCGTGCTTCAGCCTGGGTTGGAGCACCGTCTTGAAGAGCTCGAACATAGGGACGAGCAGGATGTCGCAGGTGTCGAGACTGGGGATATAGCGGTTGGGGTTCATCTTCTTGATGTCAGCAACCCAGCCCATCGGCGAGTGAAGGTAATCCACCACCCGACCGAGGCCGGCCAGGGGAAGCAGGGAAACCATGCGTGCGTCGAGGAATGGGGCTATTCCTTCCTCGATCTCACAGGCCAGGGTGTGCGGGTCGGCGTTGTACCAGTGCACGCCCAATCCGGGC
It encodes the following:
- a CDS encoding glycosyltransferase gives rise to the protein MSDLLTVQLPQVGYDLSHRRHFFEAVERDPGVRVVRSAGERFDVTFVGSGRPGLGVHWYNADPHTLACEIEEGIAPFLDARMVSLLPLAGLGRVVDYLHSPMGWVADIKKMNPNRYIPSLDTCDILLVPMFELFKTVLQPRLKHAKLLWKPWGVPGWIFHPPAVDHRPVDVFFQGSESFFYPLRVLMLQRLHQEARAGAVTLNHVPRMTHEDDAAFRADYAKFDDHQRSYADSLRRAKVFPFCPGVGAYPVQKYLEAMACGCLVVAPLPRDAELLGFVDGKTTVDCGPDDFMEKIYHYLQHEDERRAIADRAAELVLQRYTCEAQVRTVMGQLRQVLDGAAVESLDGGFR